The Cloeon dipterum chromosome X, ieCloDipt1.1, whole genome shotgun sequence genome includes a window with the following:
- the asf1 gene encoding histone chaperone asf1: MAKIHLSNVVVLDNPSQFRHPFQFEVTFECNEELKEDLEWKVIYVGSAESEEHDQTLDTIYVGPIPEGRHMFVFQANCPDVTRIPEADALGVTVVLLTCSYRNQEFVRVGYFINNEYSDPDLRENPPATPQYDKITRNILASAPRVTRFKIDWDNSSGEQNGENQAKLDGVPEMSDSNSMADGHVSSLCQMNGGTLGDMICDSEDNVQNDNSQSNLNAMDLM; encoded by the exons ATGGCAAAGATTCACCTGAGCAACGTCGTTGTGCTGGACAACCCGTCGCAGTTCCGCCatccttttcaatttgaagTCACTTTCGAGTGCAATGAGGAACTTAAAGAAG ATCTGGAATGGAAAGTAATTTACGTAGGCTCAGCAGAGAGTGAAGAGCACGACCAGACCCTAGATACAATTTACGTTGGGCCCATTCCCGAGGGACGTCACATGTTTGTTTTCCAA GCCAATTGTCCAGACGTGACTCGCATTCCTGAGGCTGACGCTCTAGGCGTCACAGTAGTCCTCCTCACCTGCAGTTACCGAAACCAAGAGTTCGTTCGAGTTGGCTACTTCATCAATAATGAATACTCGGACCCTGATCTAAGAGAAAATCCCCCAGCAACACCACAGTATGATAAG ATCACCAGAAACATTTTAGCGAGTGCCCCGAGAGTGACCCGCTTCAAGATCGACTGGGACAACTCAAGCGGCGAGCAGAACGGCGAGAACCAAGCGAAATTGGACGGCGTTCCGGAGATGAGTGATAGTAACAGTATGGCTGACGGGCACGTTTCATCTCTGTGTCAAATGAACGGCGGTACTCTTGGAGACATGATTTGTGATTCAGAGGATAATGTGCAGAACGACAACTCTCAAAGCAATCTGAACGCCATGGACCTGATGTGA